In Elgaria multicarinata webbii isolate HBS135686 ecotype San Diego chromosome 19, rElgMul1.1.pri, whole genome shotgun sequence, a genomic segment contains:
- the TMEM141 gene encoding transmembrane protein 141 isoform X2 translates to MVNLGLSRVDDAVAAKHPGLQEYAACQSFAFMKGMAAFITVVGSVASYAVTRHETQKCADLWIFLEDRQQPPQSVALEKGLGSDPKGKAAEKRNEYGDVVE, encoded by the exons ATGGTGAACTTGGGGCTGTCGCGCGTGGACGATGCGGTGGCGGCCAAGCACCCG GGGCTGCAGGAGTATGCTGCCTGCCAGTCTTTCGCATTCATGAAGGGCATGGCTGCATTTATCACAG TTGTAGGTTCAGTCGCCAGCTATGCGGTGACCCGGCATGAGACACAGAAGTGTGCGGACTTGTGGATCTTTCTGGAGGACAGACAGCAGCCCCCGCAAAGTGTCGCCCTAG AGAAAGGGCTGGGTTCAGATCCCAAAGGGAAGGCGGCAGAGAAAAGAAACGAGTACGGAGACGTCGTGGAGTAG
- the TMEM141 gene encoding transmembrane protein 141 isoform X1, whose protein sequence is MVNLGLSRVDDAVAAKHPGLQEYAACQSFAFMKGMAAFITGSGVAFALQKLNWKKPYSFQWKILLSLVVGSVASYAVTRHETQKCADLWIFLEDRQQPPQSVALEKGLGSDPKGKAAEKRNEYGDVVE, encoded by the exons ATGGTGAACTTGGGGCTGTCGCGCGTGGACGATGCGGTGGCGGCCAAGCACCCG GGGCTGCAGGAGTATGCTGCCTGCCAGTCTTTCGCATTCATGAAGGGCATGGCTGCATTTATCACAG GCTCGGGGGTGGCCTTCGCTCTTCAGAAACTCAACTGGAAGAAGCCCTACTCGTTCCAGTGGAAAATTCTACTCTCGCTAG TTGTAGGTTCAGTCGCCAGCTATGCGGTGACCCGGCATGAGACACAGAAGTGTGCGGACTTGTGGATCTTTCTGGAGGACAGACAGCAGCCCCCGCAAAGTGTCGCCCTAG AGAAAGGGCTGGGTTCAGATCCCAAAGGGAAGGCGGCAGAGAAAAGAAACGAGTACGGAGACGTCGTGGAGTAG
- the PAXX gene encoding protein PAXX isoform X1, which translates to MALPGALRVVSHEGQRFLCFCDGGSSSSSSSSFPRLYVTNASEFWSCEVTSEKLDGCLSLNESASPDDCNSKLREFLGCQTPVLSVCDSRATLEFQDGRQSVTFDLHKVPLSEARMRLQDLTFGLVAQVHQLEKRLEESATAALPLGSPEKSPFRSQSLFASGISPSKYRGGGGAGQAATKKRLPGESLINPGFKSKKTPTGVDFEDV; encoded by the exons ATGGCGCTGCCCGGAGCCCTCCGAGTCGTGAGCCACGAAGGGCAGCGGTTCCTGTGCTTTTgcgacggcggcagcagcagcagcagcagcagcagcttcccgCGACTCTA TGTCACTAATGCGTCTGAGTTCTGGAGCTGTGAAGTCACTTCGGAGAAGCTGGACGGATGC TTGTCTCTGAATGAGTCGGCTTCCCCTGATGACTGCAACTCTAAACTCAG GGAGTTCCTGGGGTGCCAGACGCCTGTCCTGAGTGTTTGTGACAGCAGGGCCACCTTGGAGTTCCAAGATGGCAGGCAGAGCGTGACCTTTGACCTTCACAAAGTGCCTCTCTCCGAAGCCAGGATGCGACTCCAGGACCTGACGTTTGGCTTGGTGGCACAGGTGCATCAGCTGGAGAAACGCCTGGAAG AGAGCGCCACTGCTGCGTTGCCTCTTGGCAGCCCGGAGAAGAGCCCCTTTCGGAGCCAGAGTCTCTTTGCCTCAG GAATAAGTCCCTCAAAGTACAGGGGCGGAGGCGGCGCTGGCCAAGCGGCCACCAAGAAAAGGCTACCTGGGGAATCGCTCATTAACCCTGGATTCAAAAG TAAGAAGACGCCGACGGGGGTAGATTTTGAAGATGTCTGA
- the PAXX gene encoding protein PAXX isoform X2, with translation MALPGALRVVSHEGQRFLCFCDGGSSSSSSSSFPRLYVTNASEFWSCEVTSEKLDGCLSLNESASPDDCNSKLREFLGCQTPVLSVCDSRATLEFQDGRQSVTFDLHKVPLSEARMRLQDLTFGLVAQVHQLEKRLEESATAALPLGSPEKSPFRSQSLFASVRRRRRG, from the exons ATGGCGCTGCCCGGAGCCCTCCGAGTCGTGAGCCACGAAGGGCAGCGGTTCCTGTGCTTTTgcgacggcggcagcagcagcagcagcagcagcagcttcccgCGACTCTA TGTCACTAATGCGTCTGAGTTCTGGAGCTGTGAAGTCACTTCGGAGAAGCTGGACGGATGC TTGTCTCTGAATGAGTCGGCTTCCCCTGATGACTGCAACTCTAAACTCAG GGAGTTCCTGGGGTGCCAGACGCCTGTCCTGAGTGTTTGTGACAGCAGGGCCACCTTGGAGTTCCAAGATGGCAGGCAGAGCGTGACCTTTGACCTTCACAAAGTGCCTCTCTCCGAAGCCAGGATGCGACTCCAGGACCTGACGTTTGGCTTGGTGGCACAGGTGCATCAGCTGGAGAAACGCCTGGAAG AGAGCGCCACTGCTGCGTTGCCTCTTGGCAGCCCGGAGAAGAGCCCCTTTCGGAGCCAGAGTCTCTTTGCCTCAG TAAGAAGACGCCGACGGGGGTAG
- the CLIC3 gene encoding chloride intracellular channel protein 3 isoform X1, with amino-acid sequence MAAENSKLQLFVKASDDGETIGHCPFCQRLFMTLLLKGVPFTLTTVDTKRSLDVLKDFAPGAQLPVLLYDGEPKTDTIKIEEFLEETLGPPNFPSLVPRYKESSLAGNDVFHRFSAYVKNPVPAQDEVLQKNLLKALLKLDRYMNTPLEYELVRDPKLAVSRRRFLDGDQLTLADCSLLPKLNIMNVVCQHYRPSGIPKELRGVWRYLDSAAEVKEFKYTCPNSEEIIQAYRSAVRPLKVCVRRNSKLAVPHSEDKKSSQESGPAAGR; translated from the exons ATGGCGGCGGAGAACTCCAAACTCCAGCTGTTCGTCAAG GCGAGCGACGACGGGGAAACCATTGGGCACTGCCCGTTCTGCCAGCGACTGTTCATGACTCTGCTCCTGAAAGGCGTTCCCTTCACTCTGACTACAGTGGATACCAAGAG GTCCCTGGATGTGCTGAAAGATTTTGCCCCCGGAGCACAGCTGCCCGTGCTGCTATATGACGGAGAACCCAAGACGGACACGATCAAGATAgaagaattcctggaggagacccTGGGGCCTCCAAA TTTCCCGAGCCTGGTGCCCAGGTATAAAGAGTCTAGCTTAGCTGGAAACGACGTGTTCCACCGGTTCTCTGCCTACGTCAAGAATCCAGTCCCTGCTCAGGATGAAG TCCTGCAAAAGAACCTCCTCAAAGCTCTCCTGAAACTGGACCGCTACATGAACACTCCTCTGGAGTATGAGCTGGTGCGAGACCCCAAGCTGGCTGTCTCCCGGCGGCGGTTCCTGGACGGCGACCAGCTCACCCTCGCGGATTGCAGCCTCCTACCCAAGCTTAACATCATGAAT GTTGTGTGCCAACACTACCGGCCGTCAGGCATCCCCAAGGAACTGCGGGGTGTGTGGCGATACCTGGACAGCGCCGCTGAGGTGAAGGAGTTCAAGTACACCTGCCCCAACAGCGAGGAGATCATCCAGGCCTACCGCAGTGCGGTTCGGCCGCTCAA GGTGTGTGTCCGTAGAAACTCAAAACTGGCTGTGCCTCATTCTGAAGACAAGAAGAGCAGCCAAGAATCTGGCCCAGCAGCAGGCAGATGA
- the CLIC3 gene encoding chloride intracellular channel protein 3 isoform X2, which translates to MAAENSKLQLFVKASDDGETIGHCPFCQRLFMTLLLKGVPFTLTTVDTKRSLDVLKDFAPGAQLPVLLYDGEPKTDTIKIEEFLEETLGPPNFPSLVPRYKESSLAGNDVFHRFSAYVKNPVPAQDEVLQKNLLKALLKLDRYMNTPLEYELVRDPKLAVSRRRFLDGDQLTLADCSLLPKLNIMNVVCQHYRPSGIPKELRGVWRYLDSAAEVKEFKYTCPNSEEIIQAYRSAVRPLK; encoded by the exons ATGGCGGCGGAGAACTCCAAACTCCAGCTGTTCGTCAAG GCGAGCGACGACGGGGAAACCATTGGGCACTGCCCGTTCTGCCAGCGACTGTTCATGACTCTGCTCCTGAAAGGCGTTCCCTTCACTCTGACTACAGTGGATACCAAGAG GTCCCTGGATGTGCTGAAAGATTTTGCCCCCGGAGCACAGCTGCCCGTGCTGCTATATGACGGAGAACCCAAGACGGACACGATCAAGATAgaagaattcctggaggagacccTGGGGCCTCCAAA TTTCCCGAGCCTGGTGCCCAGGTATAAAGAGTCTAGCTTAGCTGGAAACGACGTGTTCCACCGGTTCTCTGCCTACGTCAAGAATCCAGTCCCTGCTCAGGATGAAG TCCTGCAAAAGAACCTCCTCAAAGCTCTCCTGAAACTGGACCGCTACATGAACACTCCTCTGGAGTATGAGCTGGTGCGAGACCCCAAGCTGGCTGTCTCCCGGCGGCGGTTCCTGGACGGCGACCAGCTCACCCTCGCGGATTGCAGCCTCCTACCCAAGCTTAACATCATGAAT GTTGTGTGCCAACACTACCGGCCGTCAGGCATCCCCAAGGAACTGCGGGGTGTGTGGCGATACCTGGACAGCGCCGCTGAGGTGAAGGAGTTCAAGTACACCTGCCCCAACAGCGAGGAGATCATCCAGGCCTACCGCAGTGCGGTTCGGCCGCTCAAGTAG